CTCTGAAAAGCGGAAGACTGAAGCTCTCAGCCTGTCATGGAAGAAGGCGCTTTCTAATTTGCTTGGCGGAGTTTCCCTTTTCAAACCTTATAGCATCTCTGCCGGAAATAGCAGAATTTTACGAAAGAAAACAATGCTGATTATAGACCCAGCGCCGGGCAGGGGCAGATCTCAGGGAGGCCAGCGGATCAAGCCCTCCTTCCTCCCCAAAATCAATGGATAGCTCCCTGAATCCTCTTCTTATTTTTgaaaacaaagaaggaagaagaagagaggagaaaGAAGAACAGAAATAAGATAAACCTCCTCTTCACTTGGCCGCTGGATTCGCCACTTGCGCCGGGGTGGAGATGAGAATGGTCGAGCTACTTTCCCATTGGTCTTCGTGCACTGGCAGTTCTGCCAGCACCGATAGTTAAAGCTTGAGAACTATACACTCTAGGTAAAACATGCCAATTAGCAAACTTGATTGTGCTAGAGCTTGAGCTTAGCTCTACGAAAAGCTGTTTAGCTACCTATCGACAGCATAATGGCTTTAGAAAACCTCAGCCATCTGAGCGTAAGCTTTTGTTACTCTCACGAGCTAGCATCCAAttcttcccctccctcccttgATCGGATCCCTTCACAATCATGTAATCCTGCCTGAGTTGCAATTCTGCAATTGCCCTCCAATGCAAATTCAAAAATCAATCGGCAAATCACAAATTGATTTGTGTAGACCAAGTTTACGAGCTACGTACTGTGGTCAGTAAGTTTAGGCGGAGACATGAGTCACATGTCTAGCTGAACCAGGACCGTTTCTTTTGGTGGTGTGGTGTCGGTGTGGCCGTGAAACAATGCATGGGAATACGGTGGTGGTGGCTCAGCACGGACGGCGGCGCCAGGCAAGGTGTGGCGGATGTTCTCGATGCTTGCCATAGGTCTAGGGTACTCGCGGTACTCCGTCACGGATAATGCCCAAACGCATCCGCCAAGAATGAGATTTCCCTCTATGTTTAGAAGGGAAGAAAACTATATCCTGTCCAGTACAATGAGGCATCTAGCTCTTAACCTCATGCTCACGTTTTTACTCAAGGAGAGAGCACGCACCAAGGattccattttcttttcttttttgattGGAGCCAAGAAGGATTCAATTTTCACGGCGACCATCATGCGGTAACCTAGGTTTGAGCGTGCTTTGGAGTTAGAGCAGGTGGCACTACAGCCAGTGCAGTTATGGGTCACACAAGGAACAAAACGGCGTACTTACTGCGCCCACGCACACGGCAGGGCCCGTCACTTCGCCTGTTTTTACCTGGTTGTAGCTGTAGCGGCCTTCTCTTCTGGCTCGAGAGCCGCGCAAGATCTAGACCTAATGCATGTCTAGAACATCTTTTTGAGCATCGATGCGTTTAGGGAATGCCCAGTTGGTTTAGGCTATATACTCATCTGTGTCAGAAGTAGAGTTATCCCAGGTCAAAACACGAAGCCGCCAATGCAGTAGCCAATAGGTTAGCAGCTGCGCGCCAGGTCCTTCCCTACCCCAAATGATTCTAGCAAATCAAGGGGTCGACTGGACAACGTACGGGACAAGAACCTTAATGGCCGGATTGCAATCCAATTGCAAGAGGTTAAGCTAGCTTACAGTACTATCCTCCTCTCTTAAATGGTTGTCGTTATTACCCGTTTCCTTTTTACAAGGCGCGCGCTCATGTACGTAGGAGGGTACAAGATTCAAACTTTGTGCACCCTACTCCCCGCCTAGTAAATGTCATCTTTGACATCGGTAGGATCTACTATAAAGTATAAAGTAAAGCTTTGCACAATAATTCCCGTGAAAATATAACATTTTAAAGaataaatatttttaaaaatgACAAGAACGAGCAGGTACGTACCTCAAGAACTACTACCCGACTTGATGATTAATCTGTGAGTTACTGATGCAAAACCCGCCATAAGAAAGTCTGAAGCAAGAAAACGAGCTAGATATGATCCGGGGATAATGTACAGTAGTCAAGCGAGACACGGCAAATCGTTTCCTTTTTGAATCCAACTTTGTGAACGCCACCAATCAACAACTTAAAGTATCGCTGCAAAACTGGCCATGTAACGAAGTGTGAGCCAGAGAAAACAACAGCAGGCACGTGACAGACCCAGCCAGAGCCCAGAGGTACGTTGACTGCCCAACTCGATCGAGCACTACCACGACCCATCGGTCACGACCAGTAAGCCGCAACAAACAACGGCCGTGTCCGTGTCCGAACGACCGTACGATCCGACTGCTCATCCATGCTCCATCTATCACCGCGTACGTGCGTACGTACGCCACCGGCCGGCTGGTTCGTCGTTCTTGCGCGACCACCGGACGGGAGAGCACATAGCACACGTACGCCGCAGAGGTAACAAAGCACACGTACGCACGCTGCCCCTCGCCGGAATGGGCCGCCGTTGCGCCCACACGTGACACCCTATCGCTCACACCGAGACACGCACGTACGCCGCCGTAAGCGTAGGCGTGGACCGCGCGGTACACGACGTGCCGAGGTACACGTACGCGAACAGCCCTCGTACGTACGTACGTGCGTACGACCGCCCATGCCGGCCCCGGCATGCCGTACGTACGCGAGGCCGGCCGGTGAGAAGCTAGCGGGCGGGGTAAAAGACACAGTCGGCGCGGGACGGGATCGGACACGGTCCGTCGAGCGAGCGATACGGGACGGACGGACGGTAAGTCGGCGAGGTGGAGCGGAGCGGGGGCGGCAGGCACGGCGCCGCGCGGCGCCCACGGCCGCGGTCGGTCTCGCTACCGCCGGCGACGCCGAACGCGCGAGCGCGACGCGGACATGTGATCGGGGCGGGCCGGCCAGggagttgggggggggggggggggggggggtgggcgcCGAGCGACGCCAGCAGCTCAATGCTGCTGCCTCGTGTGCAGCTTTCCGAGCCAACTCGCCACGCCAAGGTACGTAGCGCCTCGAGAGTTAACGCGCGAGGCCGTGCGTGCATCAGGGGCGCGAGCGAGCGTTAACTCCGGCGACAGCGAACATAAAACTGCCGATCCGTGTGATCGCGCCGGCGGCCCGTCCTGGCGCAGGATCTGTGCTCGCTCGGTACGAGCGTACTGCGCGGTGCTCGTACCGCTGGTGACCTAATTGCCTGCGCATTCTGTACGGGGGCTTCGGTAGCCTTATCTCTCTTGCAATTATATTAATAATTCCGTATGTATAGGACGTACGTGCATCGGCCTTAATGGAGAAACAAGATCATGGCTAGCTGGTAAGCATCGTGTTCTCTCTTATGGGTAGTTTCTTTGTTCGCGTCTAAATAACTCTAGGTTTTTTTAGTGCCCTAACGAATTCTTGAAAAAAAAGAGAGTTTTTTTGGAGGAAGTTGTATTCTTACCGCGAGCATATAGTTTATCCCATTATCCAACATTAGTTGTGGTTGATATAATACATCCCTTCTTCATCGATTGCACAACGTGGCCGCAGTTGCGGCGATCAGGTCACTCGCAATGATAGTTTCGTTTTCAATTAATAAACTGGTTTTCAACTGATAAGTTGTCGCATAAAACCAAGTACAATATGAGGTTTATAGACCCGTTTACATGGTATTGTTGCCTATTTGGAGGAGAGAGAtaagagaaaaaaaaactaaGAGAAGGTGGCTCTCGATCTTATACAAGAGCCACCCCTTTACACGTGCTTCAAAACAAGCAGAGTTGTTCTAGAGGAAAGAGCTGGAGAGAAGGTGGCCAGAAGCATAATAGCCAATCTATTTATGATTGGTTATTAGCGATGGCTCATGATAACATGGTAATAGTACGTAGTCAGTAGTTTGCTATACTATTAGTCATGTTCTAAGCAAAAGTGATGACAAGATAAAGATTTAAGTAGAAAGAGAGTAAACTATGAAACCACATGAGTACTCTTTTTAGTTTTTGGAAATCCCTGCATTCTCCGTTGTAGCTATAGAGTCCCATTCATGTGATCATGTGGCCAATCATCATATGAAAATTAAATATCACTACAAGCGGGATGCGTCATCATAAAAGATGGGATTGGAGTTCTGGAGATACTGAGAGTTTCATCCAGACACATAAGTACCTAATAAGTGAAGACCACTTGCTTTATCGTCATCAAAGTTTTGATGTGAGACTAGCCCTACAAGAATTTTTGATGGGAGACTAACTtaacattttttttaaaaaaaatcaccTGCTTTTGATCATATTGTATCTTTAGGTCACATGATGGTGAAAAATAGGAGTGACAAATGGAACTATAAGAATGTATGTTTGAAGAATTAAGGAGAGAAAGACTTCCTTTTTTGCGAAAAAGAGAGGGAGAGTTAGTAGCCTGCTTTGTAAATTAGGTTCCATCTTACCTGGCATGATGTTCAACTTCAGCATTTGCTATTGGACGCGATGCGTTCGAATACCTGCCGAATATGTTTGCAAGCGTGTTCACAAGGGGCAGCGAGCGCAGTTGACCGTTTGAAATCTGCTTCCACTCAAAATCAATTCGAACTCGCAGTTCACACTCTGATTCAATTTAGGCAAACCCTCGCGATCGAAGGGGTCCCGAGGGCTGGCGCTCCTCTGGCCGCGTCAACCGCCGCGTCCAATCGCACCCGCCGATCCCCGGATCGGACGGCCGGGGTCTCCCGCCGCCGGATCCCGCCGCGCTCTCGGCAAACGCTCGCCTTTTCCTGCCGTCCGGCTCCTCCATTCCCGCTCCGGCTGTCCCAATTTCGGCGTACCACCGCGTGCGCTTTCCCGAAATACTCCCCCCCGCCGATACAAAGCGCGAGGGCGGGCGCAGCCAGGCAGCCGCACGGCACAACTGCGGCGCACCCAGCCTCCTCCGGTCTTCCCCCTCCCTTGGCCTTGTCCTTGACCGCTCGGCACTAGCGTACTACTCCTCGCTCGCTACCCAAGCACGCGCACCAGCCACCGCCGCCCAGCCGGAGCGGAGATTACggcggagagggagaggggaaaggCGCAGTCTTTGGCTTGCCGGTGGCCGGTGACAGAGGAAGCCATGGCTCCGAGCTGCTACGACGCGGCCGCGTCCATGCTCCTGTGCGCCGAGGAGCACAGCAGCATCCTGTGCCTGGACGAGGAGGACgatgtggcggcggcggggaggaagAGGGCCCGGTCGCCGGGCTGCGCGGACGGTTTCGGCGCGGATTTGTTCCCGCCGCAGTCGGAGGAATGTGTGGCCGGGCTGGTGGAGCGGGAGCCGGAGCACATGCCCAGGTCGGACTACGGCGAGCGGctgcgcggcggcgacggcgtcgaTCTCTGCGTCCGCCGGGAGGGCGTCGATTGGATTTGGAAGGTGGGTTCTTGATTGATCTGAGTGTCTTGCGTGGTTGGACAGGGGGGAGGGAAAAAAGGAAACATTTTTGCTCATTGCTTTGGAGGTTCTACAACGCATTCCGTTTCCATGATTGATTACTACTAGTTCTGTTCATCTGGAATAGAAAGATGCATCTGTTCTTTGTTTCTGCACCCAAACACTTCTGCAATACTTGTTCATCTTTCCACGGAGCATAGATCGTTTCTTCGCCAATCTCTGCAATGCTGATTGCTTTAATTATTTGCATCGATCTTTCATGGCCGTATAGTGTTGGCGTTTAGCTTGTATCCAATTAACTTATGCCAATGATTTCACTACTGTGCGTGATTACATCAAAACACTGTTGTAACGTGCCTTGTAGATATGCCGTGACCATTTTTCCCGGGTGAAACTTGGGACCATCTCGGCCAAAGCTGGCCTTTCGTCCGCTTCCTGAATCACGAGATACTGGGATGCACTGTCTGATTCAACATCGTACTTTTTATATTTTCGAGAGAAAAATGTACTATTTCTATAACCAAGAAAAACCCTTTATTGGCAAAAGTTCTGAATATAATTCACGTGAAGTTTCTAGAGCTATGCTGATTTTCCGTGTGGTTACTAACTTGTTACCTGCGATCTCTCTGCAGGTCTACACATACTACAACTTTGGTCCTGTTACTGCCTACTTGGCTGTGAACTACCTTGATCGTTTCCTCTCACGGTACGAGCTGCCGGTAAGAACCACACTAGCATTCTTTTAGTTACTTAACGAATTGGTAATGCTATCAATATCAGTAAGTGTTTGATTCGCTAACCTTTGTTGCCGATGTTATTTTCAGGATGGCAAGGACTGGATGACGCAACTGCTCTCCGTGGCGTGTCTTTCTCTGGCCGCCAAGATGGAGGAAACCTTTGTCCCACAATCCTTGGACCTTCAGGTGGGCAAACTGCCTATAGGCATTGCAATGCCGATGCACACTGTTCTTGTTCATGTGATCATATTCTTGTTCCAAGCGTGATTGAATTGTGCAAATCAGGTCGGAGATGCCCGGTATGTGTTTGAGGCGAAGACGATCCAGAGAATGGAGCTCCTTGTTCTAAGCACCCTCAATTGGAGGATGCAGGCCGTAACCCCTTTCTCCTACCTGGACTACTTCCTAAACAAGCTCAACGGCGGCATCCGGGCTCCAAGAAGCTGGTTCTTTCAGTCGGCAGAGCTTATCTTGTGTGTAGCCAGAGGTATGCAAAGCATGACATTACCCGTGAACTCAGCGTGGATCACACCATCTCGTACTAATGTGATTGATACGTGTTGTTGCACACCTGCGCAGCAGGAACCGGCTGCATCGGCTTCAGGCCTTCTGagatcgccgccgccgtggcagccACCGTGGTCGGAGAAGCGGCCGTCTCAGGCATTGAAGCCGCCTGCGCCCATGTCGACAAGGTACATTGAAGCACGCCCTCATGAGAACTCATTTCATTCCCTAGTTTGCTCTAGCCAGAGAAAATGCAACGGCACAGTTCGAGATCCCACACATTCATAGCTCAAATCTCGCAGCCGTACTTGCGTAAACGCTGGCTCCGGGTACAGATGCGTGAAACGCATTTACACCCCGTGTGCCTGTCTGTGTGTGAgctcggccggccggcgagTTATTTAATGAGCTGTTGCCTCCGGCTGCTGTGTCTGCAGGAGCGGGTGTTGCAGTGCCAGGGCGCGATCCAGTCCATGGCGACCCCGGCCATTAACACTGTGCCACCGAAATCTGCAAGCGGCAGGGCCTCCCCCGCGCCGCAGAGCCCTGTGGGGGTGCTGGACGCTGGCTGCCTGAGCTACAAGAGCGACGACGATGCCACGGCAGCGGCGACTGTTGCCTCACATGGGGCCTCGGCCTATGGTTTCGCGGCCTCCTCCCCGGTGACCAGCAAAAGGAGAAAAATCACCACCAGATGATGGCTCGCCCTGACCGGTCAAAGTGCGTGCCCAATGATCAGAGCGAATTGACTAGTCtgcttttgtttttgtttttttttaccGCGCCAATCATCTTGATGAAGAAAAGGTCAAATGCTGCTGTGTGAGATGGAGGTGCGTTGAGAATGGGGAGGCGGAAAGGAGGGCGTTTTGACATGACGAGAGGGCAAGAAGTTGATGAATAAAGATGTGAGGTGGACAACACCTAAATTGCTGAGCTTTTTGTGACTGTGGAGGGGTAGACAGCCGGCACAACCTTGGTGTGCCACAAAGGGGGCGAACCACGGCTTTACAGGAGCACAAAGCTGGAGGAGATCGATGAGATGATGATCAGAATAAAGGGTGGTGAAGGGACCAGGCCGTAGACAAGATGTACAAGAACTAGGCACTGACCTGTCTGTGTTGGAGTGTCTGATAAGTTGTTTGCAGTAATTTCTAGTATTCTTTTTTTCCCATTTCATTGTGAAGAGAAAATGTAGGTTTGGCAAAAAAAATGTAGGTGAGAATGAAAAATGTATTTTATGAGAAAAAAAATGTTCATCCAGGTTAATAAATTATCAGGATAGCATAAGAAAATGAAGAGAACAGAACCCATGAAAAGTGTAGTGCTCCTGCAATTTGTTCGGAAAAAAAACCCATGAAAAGGGGAAGTGGGTTGAGTCTAGTAATACTAACTAATACCACTAATCAGCATTATTCTTCatcatttattttaaattttatttaatccTGTCTTGCCTGCCTATATTGTTTGACTGCTTGTCTGCTTTAAGACCATGGGCATTGCTTTCTCTAGGAATTAAAAGAAGGGGGACCTTGTCAGAAGGAGCATTGGGAACACAAACTTATAATACCATCCCGATCAGTGCTGAGCATCTGTCTCCTTGTTCGAATTAGTAGGAGCTATTGTTAAACTCCACCGCCTAGAGAACAGTTGCATGCATCAGGGGTATCACGAATCTGAATTCCCATACTGATTGGATCCTGCTCAGGAGATATAGTATGGTTCACTGCCGCTCGGTTTCGGTTTTAGAAATTATAAAAGCAACATGAATGTATGAAGGATAATAAATTTAAGAGATCTTGCTTCCTCTATTCCTAAATAAAAATCCACTAGGATAATGACTTTGGTCTTCAATATAGTAATTTGACTAATAATATCTATCATCATATATTATTTCAAATAAAATAGCTATAAATCATGAATGTATTTTCTATGACGAATCCTGTTTCGCATACCATATATTGTCAAATATATGCATT
The Panicum hallii strain FIL2 chromosome 6, PHallii_v3.1, whole genome shotgun sequence genome window above contains:
- the LOC112897472 gene encoding cyclin-D4-2-like isoform X2; amino-acid sequence: MAPSCYDAAASMLLCAEEHSSILCLDEEDDVAAAGRKRARSPGCADGFGADLFPPQSEECVAGLVEREPEHMPRSDYGERLRGGDGVDLCVRREGVDWIWKVYTYYNFGPVTAYLAVNYLDRFLSRYELPDGKDWMTQLLSVACLSLAAKMEETFVPQSLDLQVGDARYVFEAKTIQRMELLVLSTLNWRMQAVTPFSYLDYFLNKLNGGIRAPRSWFFQSAELILCVARGTGCIGFRPSEIAAAVAATVVGEAAVSGIEAACAHVDKERVLQCQGAIQSMATPAINTVPPKSASGRASPAPQSPVGVLDAGCLSYKSDDDATAAATVASHGASAYGFAASSPVTSKRRKITTR
- the LOC112897472 gene encoding cyclin-D4-2-like isoform X1, producing MAPSCYDAAASMLLCAEEHSSILCLDEEDDVAAAGRKRARSPGCADGFGADLFPPQSEECVAGLVEREPEHMPRSDYGERLRGGDGVDLCVRREGVDWIWKVYTYYNFGPVTAYLAVNYLDRFLSRYELPDGKDWMTQLLSVACLSLAAKMEETFVPQSLDLQVGDARYVFEAKTIQRMELLVLSTLNWRMQAVTPFSYLDYFLNKLNGGIRAPRSWFFQSAELILCVARAGTGCIGFRPSEIAAAVAATVVGEAAVSGIEAACAHVDKERVLQCQGAIQSMATPAINTVPPKSASGRASPAPQSPVGVLDAGCLSYKSDDDATAAATVASHGASAYGFAASSPVTSKRRKITTR